One Bacillus horti DNA segment encodes these proteins:
- a CDS encoding SLC13 family permease, protein MRQMALSIWNSLWSQHKKTKDALNVFSFRKPSDKGFNKVKESYDQERIIQAKGETDSNSAQNASTEKETPPIQNSEGGSNNKRNEPEPEIKKPYTRAQVVGLFLGPALFILTLLFFHPEGLSTEAKSVLAVTLWIAVWWITEALPIPATSLLPLVLLPITGAMSGSDVASSYGNDIIFLFLGGFFIATAMEKWNLHKRMALFIIAMIGTSTQRILLGFMVATGFLSMWVSNTAAVMMMIPMGLAITVQVASAIKNTPQESELPKFEKALIFGIGYAGTIGGLGTLIGTPPNIILAAQMDELFGIKISFAQWMIFAAPVVILMLFITWIYLGRYKFSTSIQQLPGGRELIQSERRALGQTSFEEKSVGAVFVFAAFMWITREFFWVEDGLFFEIPGISDGMIAIMAAALLFTIPAKAKSSLRILNWNDSKTIPWGVLLLFGGGLAIAAGFRTTGLSDWMGEQLTVLDGLSLVVIIACATLLIMAMTEITSNTATATMILPVVGALAIALNIHPFALMVPCAMAANCAFMLPVGTPPNAIIFGTGKLKIIEMVRAGFAVNVVATIIIILAVYYLLPLVFGIDLNHLPANLSNSIEG, encoded by the coding sequence ATGAGACAAATGGCCTTATCAATCTGGAACTCATTATGGTCCCAGCATAAAAAGACAAAGGATGCTTTAAACGTTTTCTCTTTTAGGAAGCCTTCCGACAAGGGTTTTAATAAAGTGAAAGAATCCTATGACCAAGAGAGGATCATCCAGGCGAAAGGAGAAACTGATTCCAACTCTGCTCAAAACGCTTCAACTGAAAAAGAAACTCCTCCCATTCAAAATTCAGAAGGAGGAAGCAATAACAAGCGAAATGAGCCCGAGCCTGAGATTAAAAAGCCCTATACTCGTGCTCAAGTGGTTGGACTCTTTTTAGGACCAGCCCTATTTATTCTCACTTTGCTATTTTTCCATCCAGAGGGACTTTCCACTGAGGCGAAATCCGTTTTGGCGGTCACGCTATGGATTGCTGTTTGGTGGATTACGGAAGCTTTGCCCATTCCAGCAACATCTTTACTCCCTCTTGTTCTTCTACCTATTACGGGAGCGATGTCTGGAAGTGATGTTGCTTCCTCCTATGGGAATGATATTATCTTTCTTTTTCTAGGTGGTTTCTTTATTGCCACAGCGATGGAAAAATGGAATTTGCATAAACGTATGGCTCTGTTTATCATAGCTATGATCGGTACAAGTACACAACGGATATTACTTGGTTTTATGGTAGCCACCGGCTTTTTATCGATGTGGGTTTCCAATACGGCAGCTGTTATGATGATGATTCCTATGGGGCTTGCCATTACTGTACAGGTGGCAAGTGCTATCAAAAATACACCACAAGAATCAGAGCTTCCGAAATTTGAGAAAGCTCTTATCTTTGGGATTGGCTACGCCGGAACGATTGGAGGGCTAGGAACCTTAATTGGAACCCCGCCAAACATTATTTTGGCTGCTCAAATGGATGAGCTTTTCGGAATCAAGATTTCCTTTGCTCAATGGATGATCTTTGCTGCACCGGTTGTCATTCTTATGTTGTTTATCACTTGGATATATTTGGGCAGGTATAAATTTAGTACGTCTATTCAGCAGCTACCTGGAGGAAGAGAGCTAATCCAAAGTGAAAGACGAGCGTTAGGTCAAACATCTTTTGAAGAGAAGTCTGTTGGAGCAGTTTTTGTGTTTGCTGCCTTTATGTGGATTACACGCGAATTCTTTTGGGTGGAGGACGGACTGTTCTTTGAAATTCCGGGTATATCTGATGGGATGATAGCTATAATGGCTGCAGCATTACTCTTTACTATTCCAGCCAAAGCAAAATCAAGTTTACGAATTTTGAATTGGAATGATTCAAAGACGATACCATGGGGAGTTCTGTTACTTTTTGGAGGAGGTCTGGCTATTGCTGCTGGATTCCGTACAACGGGGCTATCTGATTGGATGGGAGAGCAGCTCACCGTACTTGATGGATTAAGTCTTGTCGTCATTATAGCCTGTGCTACATTATTGATTATGGCTATGACGGAAATCACCTCTAATACAGCAACCGCAACGATGATATTGCCTGTTGTTGGCGCCTTAGCTATCGCTCTTAACATCCATCCATTTGCGTTAATGGTCCCTTGTGCCATGGCGGCGAATTGTGCCTTTATGCTACCGGTAGGAACACCACCTAACGCTATTATCTTTGGGACAGGTAAGCTGAAAATTATTGAAATGGTACGAGCAGGTTTTGCCGTAAACGTAGTGGCTACTATTATTATTATTCTAGCCGTCTATTATTTACTGCCGCTTGTTTTTGGAATTGATTTAAATCATTTACCAGCGAATCTGTCTAACTCTATTGAAGGATAG